GCCATTTCGGGATCGCAATACGATCTTAATAGAGGGCTCCACATCCGGGCCGATGGGAAGCAGTATAAAATTTCTTAGCATCTTTATGATCATGGTTTTAACCTCGAACATGGCAAACTTTTGGCCGATGCAGTTGCGTGGTCCCGCACTGAAGGGTATATTGCTGAATGCGCCCTTCTTAGAAGTGGCCTTATTAGTGAGGTGCCGCTCCGGTCGAAAAATCAGTGGATCTGCGAAGAGCATCTCATCCCGAAGCAGTTGCCAGAGCAGCAGAATCACATTGGTCCCCGCTGGAATGCGTCCACCTTCTGGATAGGCATGTCCTAATCTTGTGTCTTATCTGTACGCTTAGTCTAAGTAGCCACTTACCCACTGCCAAATCTGTTTCCAGGCAACGTCCCAAAGCCGGAATGGGCGGATACAGGCGCAGTGCCTCCCTGACCACACAATTCAGAAACGGCAAAGCAGCAAAGTCGGAATATACCACGCATCGGTCCAGCTCGCGGCCAAAGTGTCCTTTCACCTCATCAAAAAGCCGCTCCTGGACTGCCGCATGCCGCGAAAGAAGATACAGGCAGAAGGAGATGGCCGAGGTGGTGGTGTCATGGCCCTCAAAGATAAAGGTGTTGACCTCATCGCGTATCTGCTTGTCAGTCAGCGGCTGGCCATCCACCGTTGCCCTCAGCAGTGTGTCCAGCAAGGCATTGCGCCTGTCCCGCGCGACTGGCTCTCCCGGTGCATTCTCTCTCCTAAGCAACTGGCGACGCTGCTCGATGATGCTGTCTGTGAACAGATGCAGGCATTTGATACCCTCCCGCTGCTTCCGAAAGCCACTGGGCCAGCAGAGTCGGAAGAGAAACGGCGGCAGAAGATGCGGACGCATAAACCTGGTCGCCAAAGTATTGGTCACGCTGGAGGCAGGACTAAGTTATTCAGACACATTCAGGCACGTTAGAAAGGCAGTTGAACTTACGCCTTGACGGCCTGCACCACAGCGGAGTCCGCATCGAGCTGAGCATTCACACTGACACCCATGGCCGTCTCAGTGATGATGTCGAGGGCGGCCAAGCCCACATATGGATAAATGTTGATAGCCACCATTCCACCATTCGACAAGGGCTGCAGACGCTCCACTAGCAGCTGACTCTGTCTGTCGAACACCTCGACGAACTCCTCCAGGATACTAAAGTGGAACGTGGGGGTGATGATCTTGCGCATGCCGTGCCACTGCTCACCCTGACTGAGGAGCAGACCATTGCCCAGCCAGCCGCGTAGGGCTCCATAAATGCTGCTCTTGCGCAGCTGTTTCTGGCTGTGCAGCAGAGCGTCCACATGGCTCGGCTCGGCGGTGACCATAATGACTTGGCCGCAAACGGAGGCCATGAAGCTACGTCCGAAGCGTTCCACGTACTCGGCGAACTTCTCGTGGAGATCTAAGGGGACAAGACACAAAGTGAATATCGTTCCAATATCGGAGCAGCGTGGGTTCTCTTACTGTCCGGTTGGAAGCTGCGCATTTGCCAGGCGGCTCCAACCAGCGGCACCCGCGAGACGCTGGGCACAAATCCCCTGAGCGGATGCCTCATCTCCCTCAGAGCCAGCTGCAGTAGCCAAACCACAATCAGCGTCAGGGCCAGGGTCAGCAGCAAAGCCATCAACATGTTCTCCGAATCGATTTAATACTGCAAACCGATGCAAGCAGATCCAAATCCAGATCCAGTATAGTATGCACTGTCGGCTAAGGCACAGTGAGAGGAAGCTCAAATCTTATCGACCACCGTTAAAAACCAGTGGAACCCGTAAAACTATTTATATGTACACTCGGACATGTGTCAAGTGCTTAATTTGTATAGATTCTGCGGGGTTCTGACTGATTATATAAGCGAAGGGTTCGAAAAGTCCACCGCCAAGCAGAgggagacagaggcagagagcGAGAATCAAGCGAGAACAGCTGACCTGGCCACCAGCTGTTGGCCATTAAGAAGAGTAACAAGTGAGCACGTGAACAGAAGTCAACCAAAATTTGAATTCGattaaaaaatattgtttaatCCACAGCCGATGGGGAAAACCAATATGGGAAAGATTTGCAGAATCAGAGCCATCAGAGCGATCAACTGGCGAGAACTGAACGCGGCTGTAGACCCAGGTGAACCCCGTTAGCGGACCGCAGCACAATGTTCATGGCCGGTCGTGGCTCGGGACCGAGAGGCAGCAGCTCAAAATTACGCAGCAGCTTGCTGATGGTGCTCTTCATCTCCAGCAGGGCGAACTTCTGACCAATGCAGTTGCGTGGACCCGCAGAGAAGGGAATATAGGCATAGGGATGCGTCTGGGGTGACGTGCTGTCGAAGCGATCCGGCTTAAACTCGTCAGGGGACTCGAAGTATTCGGGATCACGGAGGAGGACAAAGATGCCGACGGTGTAGTTGGTCCCAGCTGGAATGCGCTTTCCCCCTGCAATTTCGAGGAGTTATTACTTTCAGGAACTTTCAGGAACCAAGCAACAAACCAAGCACTCACGTATCTCCACATCTTCGTTGAACCAGCGCCCAATCATGGGCACTGGAGGATGCAGGCGGAGCGACTCTTTAATCACATTCTCCAGATACTTGAGTTCACCCAGATCCCGCATGGTGACCGGACGCTGGCGGTCCGCACCCAGAACCTCATGGATCTCCTCCACCAGAAGCTGCTGCACCTGCGGATGGCGAGAGATCTCGTACAGGCAGAAGGAGATGGCCGAGGTAGTGGTATCGTGACCCTCGAACATGAACGTGTCCACCTCTTCCCGGATGTCGTCGTTACTGAGTGAAGTCCCATCGATGGTTGACTGCAGGAGCACATCCAGAAGAGCCATGCGACGCTTCTGTTCCAGGTCATCGTCTTCCTTgatctcctcctccttcttctCCTGTTTCCCTGCACTGACCAGGGCCTGCCGACGCTGCTTAATGATATTCTCAGTGAAGTCGTGCATCACCTTAATGGCGCTATCCTGCCTTTTAGCCATTCCCGGATGAACCAGGCGGAAGAGCCAATCGATGCGCTGCCAGGCATGGATGAACCTGGTGGTCATGATGCTGGTCACACTGAAAGAAAACAAAATGAGGGACTCGCGGAAAATTTGAACAGCTCTCACTGAAAAGAAGGACGACTCACTCCGTGACGGCCTGGACATAGGGCAGATTGGGGCTCATTTGTGCCTGAATCTTGGTTCCCATGGCGGTTTCTATTCAGgtagagatacagatacagatacagaagATACAGTCTATTAAAGATGGGGGAGAATCAAATCGCCCATTCACCTGCTATAATGTCTAGCGCCAGGAGACAGACAACCGAAAAAATGTTAATGGCTGTTTTCCCATCAGCCCGCTGTTGCAGTTGCTCCACCATCACGGCGCTCTGCTGATCGAAGATCTCGACAAACTGCTCTAGGATCTTGAAGTGGAAGGTGGGCGTGATGATCTTGCGGCGGGAATGCCACTTCTTGCCGGTGCTCATTAGGAGGCCCGTGCCCAGCCAGCAGTGGAGCAGCTCGTACAGATTGTTCTTAGTGATGTGCTGCTGGCTGCTAAGGATGAACTCGATGTCATGCGGGTCCGTAGAGAAGACGGCCAGCTGGTTGAGCACCCACACCTTGTAGAGTGGACCGTACTTGTTCCTATTCTTGCTTACAAAACCCATGATCTCTGCAAGCATAAAAATACAGTCTATGTAACTCTGGAATGTAACATACTGGGAATAATCTTACGTTCGGCATCGAGGCCACGATACATGAGGGCATTGCCGACAAGAGGCAGACCCCGCGGACCTGGCATATAGTTAAGTATATCATTGCGCCGCTTGCGCCAAAAATAATCCCACACCAGAACTATCGTAAGCGCCACCAGGAACAATACAAGCGCGAGCATTGTACACCCAATTACAAACGAACTACGAATAAGCCATAGCCGACCATTGCACTGACTATCTCTCT
The Drosophila miranda strain MSH22 chromosome XL, D.miranda_PacBio2.1, whole genome shotgun sequence genome window above contains:
- the LOC108155138 gene encoding uncharacterized protein LOC108155138, producing the protein MLALVLFLVALTIVLVWDYFWRKRRNDILNYMPGPRGLPLVGNALMYRGLDAEQIMGFVSKNRNKYGPLYKVWVLNQLAVFSTDPHDIEFILSSQQHITKNNLYELLHCWLGTGLLMSTGKKWHSRRKIITPTFHFKILEQFVEIFDQQSAVMVEQLQQRADGKTAINIFSVVCLLALDIIAETAMGTKIQAQMSPNLPYVQAVTDVTSIMTTRFIHAWQRIDWLFRLVHPGMAKRQDSAIKVMHDFTENIIKQRRQALVSAGKQEKKEEEIKEDDDLEQKRRMALLDVLLQSTIDGTSLSNDDIREEVDTFMFEGHDTTTSAISFCLYEISRHPQVQQLLVEEIHEVLGADRQRPVTMRDLGELKYLENVIKESLRLHPPVPMIGRWFNEDVEIRGKRIPAGTNYTVGIFVLLRDPEYFESPDEFKPDRFDSTSPQTHPYAYIPFSAGPRNCIGQKFALLEMKSTISKLLRNFELLPLGPEPRPAMNIVLRSANGVHLGLQPRSVLAKIDSENMLMALLLTLALTLIVVWLLQLALREMRHPLRGFVPSVSRVPLVGAAWQMRSFQPDNLHEKFAEYVERFGRSFMASVCGQVIMVTAEPSHVDALLHSQKQLRKSSIYGALRGWLGNGLLLSQGEQWHGMRKIITPTFHFSILEEFVEVFDRQSQLLVERLQPLSNGGMVAINIYPYVGLAALDIITETAMGVSVNAQLDADSAVVQAVKAVTNTLATRFMRPHLLPPFLFRLCWPSGFRKQREGIKCLHLFTDSIIEQRRQLLRRENAPGEPVARDRRNALLDTLLRATVDGQPLTDKQIRDEVNTFIFEGHDTTTSAISFCLYLLSRHAAVQERLFDEVKGHFGRELDRCVVYSDFAALPFLNCVVREALRLYPPIPALGRCLETDLAVEGGRIPAGTNVILLLWQLLRDEMLFADPLIFRPERHLTNKATSKKGAFSNIPFSAGPRNCIGQKFAMFEVKTMIIKMLRNFILLPIGPDVEPSIKIVLRSRNGVHFGLRSRVY